The Elusimicrobiota bacterium sequence AGCGAGGTTTGGCCGCCAGCGGGACGGCGATGAAAAGCGCCGCCGCCGCGAGGAAAGGTTTAGGAGCCACCACGAACCGAAGTCGCCGGAGCCGGCACACCCATGGAGGGAGACGAGGCGGCCGCGTAGTCGCGCCGGGGCATGCGGCCCGCCAGAAACGCGCGCCGCCCGGCGTCCACGCCGAGCTTCATGGCTTCGGCCATGAGCGTCGGGTTTTTGGCTTCCGCGATGGCCGTGTTCATTAAGATGCCGTCCACGCCCAGTTCCATGGCGGCGGCCGCGTCGGAAGCCGTCCCGACGCCGGCGTCCACGATCACGGGAACCGTCGTCACCGCCTCGCGGATGAAAAGAATGTTCAAGGGGTTTTGGATCCCGCGCCCGGACCCGATGGGCGCCGCCAGGGGCATCACGGCGGCCGCCCCCGCCTCTTCCAACCGTTTGGCCACAATCGGATCGTCGTTGGTGTAGGCCAACACCTTGAATCCCTCGTTGACCAACGTCTTCGTGGCCTCTAAAAGAGCCAGAACGTCCGGCAGGAGGGTTTTGGGATCGCCCAACACTTCCAGCTTAATGAGCGGGGTGTCCAGCGCTTCGCGGGCGAGCCGCGCCACCCGGACCGCGTCTACGGCGTTGTAGCAACCGGCGGTGTTCGGCAGGATCACCATCCCCTTGGGAATGTGCGTCCAAAAATCGTCGGCGGACCGATCGTTCAAATTCACCCGGCGAATGGCCACCGTCACCATGTCGGCCCCCGAGGCGACCAAGGCCTCCTCCATGGCCTCCATGGAGGAATATTTTCCCGTGCCCACGATCAGGCGAGAGACATAGGTTCGGCCCGCAATCACCAGCGCATTGTCCATAACGTTCTCCATTTTAACAGATTCCAAGAGATTCAACCCCCGCCGATCATGCGGACGATCTCCACCGCATCCCCTGGGGAAAGACGGGCGGCGCCGTAGTCGGCGCGTCGGACGATCTTCCCGTTAATTTCGCAGGCGAGCCCTCCCGAAGAAAGTTTGAGCTCCGCCACCAGTTGGGCCAGGGTCAGGCCCTCGGCCACCGTTCGGGGTTCGCCGTTCACCGTCAGGTTCATGGGTGGGGGAGGAGGGCGCTGACCGCCACGCCGGCCACGATGAGAACCCAGCACCACAGGTCTCGGCTCTTGTGAATACGGGGCAGGATGTCCGCCATGCTGATGTAGAGGAACCCCCCCGCCGCGGACCCCAAAAGCACCGCCAAAACGGGCCCGCTGGCCCAGTTCCCCGGGAAAACACCGATCGCCACGCCCAGCGGCGTCGCCAGGGCGAGCGCGGCCACCAGCCCCGCGGTCTTCCGGCGGGAATAGCCGGAGTCCAGGAAGAGAGTCGACAGCGTCATGCTGTCGGAAAATTTATGGGCGATCACGGCGCTCGCCACCGCGAACCCGAGAGCCTGGGAGGAAACGAACGAAAAAGCGATGGCCAGGCCGTCCGCCAACCCGTGGAGAAAAAGCGCCGCCCAGGCGCCGTATCCCACGCGGTGGACCGCGCAATGTTCTCCCACTTCCCCGCAGGCGTGAACCACGGTGAATTGCTCCGCCGCGAACAGCGTCACGAGCGCCGCCACCACTGCGATGCCAGTCCCCCGGGAACTGAGGGCCCAGGCCTCCGGAAGAAGGTGCATAAAGGTCATGGCCAGGAGGATCCCGCTTCCGAACGCCAACACCCGCCACAAATTGCGTTCCGCCCAGGCTTTTCGGCGAAGGATCACAAACCCGCCGGCCGCTGTCGCCAGCACCGCGAGAAATGAAAATGAAATCGGTCCCATCAGCGTTCCAGCATTTGAAGCTCGTAGAGGTGGCGATAAATCCCGTCCGTGGCCAACAGTTCCGCGTGGGTGCCGGTCTCGGCCACTTTCCCGTGTTCCATCACCACGATGCGGTGGGCGTTTTTGACCGTGGCCAACCGGTGAGCGATCACGAGAGTCGTGCGGTTTTTCATCAAGCGTTCCACCGCCTCCTGCACCAACCGTTCGGATTGGGCGTCCAGGGCGCTGGTGGCCTCGTCCAACACGAGGATGGGAGGGTTCTTTAAAATGGCCCGGGCGATGGCCAACCGTTGCTTCTGACCACCCGATAATAAAATGCCCCGCTCGCCGATCATCGTGTCCAAACCCAGGGGTTTGTCCTGGATGAATTCCCAGGCGTTGGCGGCCTGGGCGGCGGCCATGATCTCCGCTTCCGTGGCCCCCGCCCGGGCGTAGGCGATGTTGGCGCGGATCGTATCGTTAAAGAGGAGCGTCTCCTGGGTCACGAGCCCGATTTGTTTCCGCAGGCTTTGGAACGTCACCTCCCGAATGTCCCGGCCGTCGATCCGGACAGCGCCCGAAGCGGGGTCATAGAAACGCAGGAGCAGGGCGGAGAGCGTGGTTTTGCCCGATCCGGAGGGGCCCACCAACGCCACCACTTCCCCCCGCCGGACCGTCAGGTGAACCCCGTCCAGAACCGTGCGCTCGGGTTGGTAGGAAAAACCCACATCGTCAAATTCGATGGCCTTTGTGAAGGCGGGCAAGTCCACGGCGCCGGTCCGTTCCACCACGGTCGGACGTTCGTCCATCA is a genomic window containing:
- a CDS encoding thiazole synthase, with the translated sequence MDNALVIAGRTYVSRLIVGTGKYSSMEAMEEALVASGADMVTVAIRRVNLNDRSADDFWTHIPKGMVILPNTAGCYNAVDAVRVARLAREALDTPLIKLEVLGDPKTLLPDVLALLEATKTLVNEGFKVLAYTNDDPIVAKRLEEAGAAAVMPLAAPIGSGRGIQNPLNILFIREAVTTVPVIVDAGVGTASDAAAAMELGVDGILMNTAIAEAKNPTLMAEAMKLGVDAGRRAFLAGRMPRRDYAAASSPSMGVPAPATSVRGGS
- the thiS gene encoding sulfur carrier protein ThiS, whose translation is MNLTVNGEPRTVAEGLTLAQLVAELKLSSGGLACEINGKIVRRADYGAARLSPGDAVEIVRMIGGG
- a CDS encoding ZIP family metal transporter; translation: MGPISFSFLAVLATAAGGFVILRRKAWAERNLWRVLAFGSGILLAMTFMHLLPEAWALSSRGTGIAVVAALVTLFAAEQFTVVHACGEVGEHCAVHRVGYGAWAALFLHGLADGLAIAFSFVSSQALGFAVASAVIAHKFSDSMTLSTLFLDSGYSRRKTAGLVAALALATPLGVAIGVFPGNWASGPVLAVLLGSAAGGFLYISMADILPRIHKSRDLWCWVLIVAGVAVSALLPHP